In Polyangiaceae bacterium, the DNA window GCTTCGGTGACCAATCGTCCACCGTCCCAAGCGCAGAAGGCAAACGCCTCGAACCAGGTGACGCAGTTGACTGGCAGATTTTCTCCTTCTGATTCCGAGTCCACTCCAGGCTGAAAAGGCCATGTAGGAAAGCGATCGAGCGGGTGCATAATGGGCCAGTTCCCGTCAGGCCATGGTGAATTTGGTGGCAAGGGGGCATGAGGCCCAGAAGGGCCTCCATCTGGCAGGATGAGGGGCACGCCAGAAGATGAAGATGAAGATGAAGACGAAATGGTTGGACGTATGGGCGGATGAGGACCCGGCAATAGAATGACTGGATCTGATAACCAGGGTGGCTCTGGGGAGGACTCACTACATATGCGCAAGTGCGACATCAATGAGTCTTTTGTCGCAGGCAATCGCGAGTCCCATTCGGGATCCCAACCACTGCCCGGAATCTCCGGATGCGCCCCCGCTCCTGCTTCGGGTTTGCTGCCGGGATATGTCGCAACGAACGCTCGAAATCGTCCGACGGTAACCTCGAACCGATCCAATCGGTAATCTTCGATTTTGGCTGGATATTTCGAGTCGTTGCTCCGATTGTAAGTGCCACCGGTGACGATTGGCGCATCGCAGCAATTTTCATGTGAATCAGGGCCACATGTCTGCGCCAAACCTATGCAACTCCTGCTGGAGCAATGCGTGCCTGCACAAACCCCCGACACACAATCATCGTCATTGGTGCAGATCTGCGCATCCGCTTTTTTGCATAGGCCGTTTCCATCACACGCAAAGGCTACTGTACATGATGAGGAATCTGGGTGTCCCGGCGGTACATAGGTGCACGTTCCCGTCGCGCAAGTCCGGCACTCGTAATCGCATGATTGGTTACAACAAACGTTATCGACGCAGAAGCCCGACGGGCACTCGGTATCGACCATGCAAGGCTGAACTGGAACCTCATTGAGGATACACTCTCCGGCTTCATTACAGGTTCCGCCGGAACAGTTACTGCCGCAAGCGCTTTCGGCGCAAACGCTGCTCACGCAATGGCCGCTAAGACAATCCGACGGCAAGGTGCAGGATTCGCCGTTTCGCAATCGATTTCCCCCCGTTGTGATACCGAGGACGGTATTGCATCCCACGACCATTAATATGAGTGTGACGAAGAACCATCGCTTGTGCATGTTTAAGTCTCCTTGTCGAAGTTCTACTGCGCTTAATGACACCATACGCAATTCCCTCTGGCAGCACATGTCAGCATCGGGGCATTGCCTCACTGTTCCAACGCTAGGTCGCGAAAAGCATCGATCGTTAATCGTGCAGGAGTCTCCGTGGTTGCAATTTGTCCCGTCCCTCTTCGACGGATTAGAATTACTCTGTCGGCGGAGCACATGTCGCTCATGGCGAGATTAATCCAGATAACAAACCCCTTCACGCAATAACCCGTCAAACAGTCACTTCCATCTCCGTAAGGTTGTCCAATTTCTTTTCTACATTGGTCCTTGCCATTGCACGCTTGACAGGGGCCCATGCAGGCAGGTACGCTGCTTGCGCCTCGTCCACTTTCACCCAAGGTGATTCAAACCCCGAACTGGCCTGCACATTGCAAGCCATGCGCGGCAATTGGCACGCGTTGTCGCAATAGTATTCATTGATGTGTTTGTTATTCATATATTATGCCGATTTCTTGCGTAAATGCCTGCCCGACCAGCTCTGGAATCCATTGCGTTCTCATGTCGTTCGCTCCTCAAAAATTACCACTGACAGAGACCCCCATTGGTGTAACGTTCACTGCGAGCTGCCGAGCTGACGGTTTCCGCGGTAAAGATTGTTCGACACTTCTCGGTAGCAGAAAGAAAGTAATGCCTGCGGCAGTCAGCACTCCTCCAACGATTGCCGTGGCGGTCGCAGCATTGCCCAAATTCAATGCTTCATTTCGCAACGATAGCCCAACGTCGTCGCATATGCCGTTTTGATTGCATCCGTTGGTGCCGCTTAAGTCCTTCTTATTGAGCGCAACCCATGACAAAATGCCGCATGTTGCGAATGATGCCGTACCAATGCTCAATGATGCCCATCCCAGAGGCCGCTGCCACCATCGTGTTGGGGTTACTTGTGGCCCGAAGCTTACCGGATATGGCGGGACGATTTCGAGTGAAGGAGCGCCCATGCGATGTTCTTGCACCATGAGCAGTACCGGTATCTCCAAATGCATTCCATCGGCCGCAAACTCCACCTCTTTCGTCCATGTTTCTCGATTTGGAGCTCGAGCCTCCAATACGTGTTTGCCTCTATCAATTGGTACGTCGGTGTTCAAGTCCGATTTCTCTAGTGATTGGCCATCGACGAAAATGTTCAACGCATCCAAGGCGAGCAGCTCGTTTGACACGACAAGCTTCAATGTCGCGACGCGTGGGAGCTCTTGCAGCCTCGTCGTAATCCTCGCAGCACGCTGAGAGTTACCTGCTGCATGGGCCAATGCTTCGGCACGTGCATACTCCTTGGACGCACTACCCAACCGACCAAGCTGCTCATAACAATGCCCGAGCGTTTCATGCGCACCAATGCCGTTTGGCATGAGCTGTGTCACCTGCTCCAATTTGGAGGCAGCATCAGCGAATTTTTTAGCTGCCAACAAATCGAGAGCTTCCTTGTAGAGTTGCTGTGGCGTTACCTGATTCATCGACGTGTCTTGTGCAAATGCTGTCTCGGAGCTCGTCGAGGCCGGTGCGAGCAAGAGCGCAATAGCAATCCAGCGTTGTTTGAACATTTTGCAATCTCCCTAATGGGATGTTATGAATCAATTGGGATCGGGCGAAGGCACGAATGTGGTTTCCTTTGGTGGGGGGGGCTGTTCTTGCGATGGCGATTGCGCATCGTTCAAACCTCCGGTTGGTTTTTCTTCTGCAACCGCCGTCGCCGTCGTTGTCGCCTTCCGCGGTATTGCTTTGGGTGTTGGGTTGTGTGTCGTCGGTGTTTCAGGGATCGTAGTCGTCATCGGTTCATGTTCCGGGGGCGCCGTGATCAACTTCGCGATGGGTGCCCTGTGGGTCGCAATCGACGGCGCCGTTACCGCGGTTGCCGTACCAATAGACTGAGGTTCCTCCTGCCCAGCATTAACAACCTCCTTCGTTGCAGGTTCGCTTGCGCGATCCGCCCGTGCGGACGGCTCGGGCACGATCCGTGGCATTGCATTGCCCGACGTCGATGTCGCTAGCGACGCACCTTCACTCATCGGCGCGGATTCCGCGACTGAGCC includes these proteins:
- a CDS encoding tetratricopeptide repeat protein, with protein sequence MNQVTPQQLYKEALDLLAAKKFADAASKLEQVTQLMPNGIGAHETLGHCYEQLGRLGSASKEYARAEALAHAAGNSQRAARITTRLQELPRVATLKLVVSNELLALDALNIFVDGQSLEKSDLNTDVPIDRGKHVLEARAPNRETWTKEVEFAADGMHLEIPVLLMVQEHRMGAPSLEIVPPYPVSFGPQVTPTRWWQRPLGWASLSIGTASFATCGILSWVALNKKDLSGTNGCNQNGICDDVGLSLRNEALNLGNAATATAIVGGVLTAAGITFFLLPRSVEQSLPRKPSARQLAVNVTPMGVSVSGNF
- a CDS encoding SUMF1/EgtB/PvdO family nonheme iron enzyme; translated protein: MDRFEVTVGRFRAFVATYPGSKPEAGAGAHPEIPGSGWDPEWDSRLPATKDSLMSHLRICSESSPEPPWLSDPVILLPGPHPPIRPTISSSSSSSSSGVPLILPDGGPSGPHAPLPPNSPWPDGNWPIMHPLDRFPTWPFQPGVDSESEGENLPVNCVTWFEAFAFCAWDGGRLVTEAEWNYAVAAGSEQREYPWGTSLPDKTLTDMPPCSSLFQKSCNNAAVSVGSRSPKSDGKWSHADLGGSMDEWNLDGYQDPYTTPCNDCAAMTGATTRVVRSGLPSSLRSSASPDTRSTYIGFRCAR